One region of Haladaptatus cibarius D43 genomic DNA includes:
- a CDS encoding thiamine ABC transporter substrate-binding protein — protein sequence MKRRTFLTMGSAALAGLAGCLDSSSSDSTTEPTDSGGAGTAKTTAQAELGGTLKVATYSALVDSPSSSPGKWLKQEFEKEYPQATLEWQTPESEVNYFIQRKAQGVSIDTDVYVGLNVDHLITIDNKIGGKQLFTPIADSLSNYGHVKDGLKFDPEQRAVPYDTGYISLVYNANEVDEPTSFDALTKSKFDSTLITQNAQQAATGRAFLLWSIHEKGPDAYLDYWEQLMQNDAQILGSWDAAYTAYSNGERPIVVSYSTDQVYANRSDADMQKHQIGFLNGQGYANPEGMAKFADTDNPQLADAFLDFMLSKKAQSEIPTLNVQFPATDWAEPGNEFDKYAKAPDQPVTYSYDELKGNVEGWVDKWARQIATN from the coding sequence ATGAAACGTCGAACCTTCCTTACAATGGGGAGTGCCGCCCTCGCAGGGCTTGCCGGTTGTCTCGATAGTTCCAGTTCCGACTCGACCACGGAACCGACCGACTCTGGCGGGGCGGGAACCGCAAAAACGACTGCTCAAGCCGAACTCGGCGGTACGCTGAAAGTCGCAACCTACAGCGCGCTCGTGGATTCGCCGAGTTCCTCGCCCGGAAAATGGCTCAAACAGGAGTTCGAAAAAGAGTACCCGCAGGCCACGCTCGAATGGCAGACGCCCGAAAGCGAGGTGAACTACTTCATCCAGCGAAAGGCACAGGGCGTCAGTATCGACACCGACGTCTACGTCGGCTTGAATGTAGACCATCTCATCACCATCGACAACAAAATCGGCGGGAAGCAGTTGTTCACGCCGATTGCGGATTCGCTGTCGAACTACGGCCACGTCAAAGACGGGCTGAAATTCGACCCGGAACAAAGAGCGGTTCCGTACGATACGGGCTACATCAGCCTCGTCTACAACGCAAACGAAGTTGATGAACCAACTTCTTTCGACGCGCTGACGAAATCGAAGTTCGATAGCACGCTCATCACACAAAACGCCCAGCAAGCGGCTACCGGACGCGCGTTTTTACTCTGGTCGATTCACGAGAAAGGGCCGGACGCGTATCTCGACTACTGGGAGCAGTTGATGCAAAACGACGCCCAAATCCTCGGCTCGTGGGACGCGGCCTACACGGCCTACTCCAACGGCGAACGGCCAATCGTCGTTTCGTATTCGACCGACCAAGTGTACGCGAACCGCTCCGACGCCGACATGCAAAAACACCAAATCGGCTTCCTGAACGGGCAGGGCTACGCGAACCCCGAGGGAATGGCGAAGTTCGCCGACACGGACAATCCGCAGTTGGCCGACGCGTTCCTCGACTTTATGCTCTCGAAGAAAGCCCAGTCGGAAATTCCGACGCTCAACGTCCAGTTCCCGGCGACTGACTGGGCCGAACCCGGAAATGAGTTCGACAAGTACGCCAAAGCGCCCGACCAACCGGTGACCTACTCCTACGACGAATTGAAGGGCAACGTCGAAGGATGGGTTGACAAGTGGGCACGACAAATCGCAACCAACTGA
- a CDS encoding outer membrane protein assembly factor BamB family protein, with the protein MAFAGAFSGVAQTSDEVTDDDWATTRADAARTGATDNSGPSGPYADEVWNTNDEDINTGGVGGAVISDDTVYVGSTTYSEYNRHNGQVIAYNATTGGVLWQRTDLAAVETSPVVVGDTVFVSALAPSHDRPAPSTGKAGLFALDAETGETKWNRDGNRPMYADGVLYVATGDGTEAVNPQSGTTVWTNTDVRGSMSVSDGTVYVLNDTGDSMSALDAQTGTEQWSASLPVSEDDVSGYTVSNGVIYLTANPNTVYALSADDGGVLWTKTAEHSLPDSSIDEISAPAIADGVVYVGTDDDLDDTGYSQKEGEEMGAVHAFGAQTGEQVWRFETAADIQGPPIVTDGQLYIGGEYTNQDSWEDESEYADHPSDLLDTVYERKVVYALNAESGDEQWSYAVPRSYGDDRVRGLAVANGYLYEWTDDDAPSTPRGDMFVIKTSDDEPEKNEQLADDSLYEQNADPTATITTDDEDGQYEGGQTVVLSATESSDSDGEIVSYEWDVDGDGEYETSGTTAEVTVPECETVTVNLRVTDDDGGVSTGSAELRAQ; encoded by the coding sequence GTGGCCTTCGCTGGCGCGTTCAGCGGCGTCGCCCAAACGTCGGACGAGGTAACTGACGACGACTGGGCGACTACTCGCGCTGACGCTGCGCGAACTGGTGCAACCGACAACAGCGGCCCGAGCGGGCCATACGCTGACGAAGTGTGGAACACGAACGACGAAGACATCAACACCGGCGGCGTCGGCGGAGCGGTCATCTCCGACGACACGGTGTACGTCGGTTCCACGACGTACAGCGAATACAACCGACATAACGGTCAGGTCATCGCGTACAACGCGACGACCGGCGGCGTGCTGTGGCAACGAACCGACCTTGCGGCGGTAGAGACCTCACCCGTCGTCGTTGGCGACACGGTGTTCGTCAGCGCACTCGCCCCGTCGCACGATAGACCGGCACCGAGTACCGGCAAAGCCGGATTGTTCGCGCTCGATGCAGAGACGGGCGAAACGAAGTGGAACCGAGACGGCAACAGACCGATGTACGCGGATGGCGTCCTCTACGTCGCAACTGGCGACGGAACCGAGGCGGTCAACCCGCAGAGCGGCACGACGGTCTGGACGAACACCGACGTCAGAGGGTCGATGAGCGTTTCGGACGGAACCGTCTACGTGCTCAACGACACCGGCGACAGCATGAGCGCGCTGGACGCGCAGACAGGCACGGAGCAGTGGAGTGCCTCGCTTCCAGTTAGTGAAGATGATGTTTCGGGATACACAGTCTCGAACGGCGTCATCTACCTGACCGCAAACCCAAATACGGTGTACGCCCTGTCGGCTGACGATGGCGGTGTGCTGTGGACGAAAACCGCAGAACACAGTCTGCCCGACAGTTCGATTGACGAAATCAGTGCGCCAGCAATCGCTGACGGCGTCGTGTATGTCGGGACGGACGACGACTTGGACGACACCGGGTACTCGCAGAAAGAAGGCGAAGAGATGGGCGCAGTGCACGCGTTCGGTGCACAGACTGGCGAACAGGTCTGGCGCTTTGAAACCGCCGCGGACATCCAAGGCCCGCCGATAGTCACTGACGGGCAACTCTACATCGGCGGCGAGTACACCAATCAGGATTCGTGGGAAGACGAATCCGAGTACGCAGACCACCCCTCGGACTTGCTCGACACAGTGTACGAGCGAAAAGTGGTCTACGCGCTGAACGCGGAGTCCGGTGACGAGCAGTGGAGCTACGCCGTACCACGTTCCTACGGCGACGATCGCGTTCGCGGACTCGCGGTTGCGAACGGCTACCTGTACGAATGGACGGACGACGATGCACCGTCCACACCTCGTGGCGACATGTTCGTCATCAAAACGAGCGACGACGAACCCGAGAAGAACGAGCAGTTGGCTGATGACTCGCTCTACGAGCAGAATGCAGACCCAACTGCGACGATAACGACGGACGACGAAGATGGGCAGTACGAAGGTGGCCAGACTGTCGTGCTTTCTGCCACCGAATCGAGCGATTCAGACGGAGAAATCGTCTCCTACGAATGGGACGTTGACGGCGATGGCGAATACGAAACGTCCGGTACGACTGCCGAGGTAACGGTTCCAGAATGTGAGACCGTCACGGTCAACCTGCGCGTCACGGATGACGACGGCGGCGTCAGCACCGGTAGCGCCGAACTGCGAGCGCAGTAA
- a CDS encoding cupredoxin domain-containing protein — MTGSPKSQRRAFLKTAGGVAGVGILGRIAMAQNNQTETTDTTNGGTNTTETTETTDGGTETTTGDERVIVLGGRTEAWLGLAPGVIERADNPTIGLVPGDRYRIVWVNLDGARHQLQILGEENGESGNVLRETETTSRRGATRSISFRATDRVRRYRCRYHPDSMRGNVVRSGDFGTGTEGTFTTEETTQTTADDFTDTTDGTFTTETTNGDFTDTTDGTFTTETTDDFTDTTERTYTTDTTNN, encoded by the coding sequence ATGACGGGGTCACCAAAATCACAGCGTCGAGCATTTCTGAAGACGGCGGGAGGTGTGGCCGGAGTCGGAATACTCGGGCGCATTGCGATGGCACAGAACAACCAGACTGAGACGACGGACACGACGAATGGAGGCACGAATACGACCGAAACTACCGAGACGACTGATGGTGGTACCGAAACGACCACTGGAGACGAACGGGTTATTGTCCTCGGTGGTCGAACCGAGGCATGGCTCGGGTTAGCACCGGGTGTTATCGAGCGCGCAGATAATCCGACGATAGGGTTGGTTCCGGGCGACCGCTATCGAATCGTCTGGGTGAATTTGGACGGTGCACGACATCAGTTACAGATACTCGGCGAGGAGAACGGGGAGTCAGGGAACGTACTGAGAGAAACCGAAACGACATCCCGTAGAGGCGCGACACGTTCGATATCGTTCCGCGCGACTGACCGCGTGCGGCGCTATCGCTGTCGGTATCATCCCGATAGCATGCGAGGAAACGTCGTCCGGTCGGGTGACTTCGGAACCGGTACAGAAGGAACGTTCACGACGGAAGAAACGACTCAAACCACGGCCGACGACTTCACAGATACAACGGACGGAACGTTCACGACTGAGACGACGAACGGTGATTTCACCGACACTACAGACGGAACGTTCACGACTGAGACGACGGACGATTTCACCGACACAACTGAACGAACCTACACTACAGATACCACGAACAACTAA
- a CDS encoding ATP-dependent DNA helicase has translation MMSDWRPIFGHDEPYEEQEDGIETAIETARDDGFSVIEGACGTGKTMLALTAGLHLVRDPDSQYERVFVLTSVKQQLRQFETDLKTMNSNLPDDWNPISALTLVGKADVCPYNRENSGGIDDSNVYDRCEGLRERTRDITGESGATTAQNLASRARSQQMGLADSGSQSGGGESAASYLETASEPSPYPPEMPEYGDVEYCPFYAQFLEDMPEDGDPIEAVPFDFDSMGLIEPSDLVAHSVQWGTCPHSMMGALLNHVEVVVGNYYHAFDEVTTATFTGALVDDSTFLVCDEAHMLEPRVRDLVSQSVGDKTLRDAESELTRVIQPVKFDDKDSKHTTADADLVRSELEDAGVTLRELEQTRDFVRDLREELDRRVTAHLEREHRGWKANLTDLPDEEIPLRDPTVPQPDKISKWAEKEGYDGGTWARAEKVGAVVAKILNEADEEDRERSALPAGRALGEWYRNDHEEYFREIVLERTWNDREPGDSWRRAYNAQLAMQNCVPSDAIGEQLGEFGGGILMSATLEPLEIFQEVSGLVHLENDGRPVVERTFGLNFLESNRESFAVDAPKFTYDNRGAPGDETMERQVYADAIRDVARSPGNVLVGMPNYAEATWAAEHLRNVVDKPVLLDESSADDATEDLKDEFFDGEEKVLVTSLRGTLTEGVDYRGDRLKAAVVCGVPIINTASPRTRAVRTAYERKFGDGFTYALTVPAVRKARQALGRVIRGSDETGIRVLVDSRYARESWDGVREFFPETEREEFRPVSPDMLSLGLERFWQSH, from the coding sequence ATGATGTCGGATTGGCGGCCCATATTCGGTCACGACGAACCCTACGAGGAGCAGGAAGATGGCATCGAGACGGCCATCGAAACCGCCCGCGACGACGGCTTTTCCGTCATCGAAGGGGCCTGCGGAACTGGTAAGACCATGCTGGCGCTGACGGCGGGATTGCACCTCGTCCGCGACCCCGACAGCCAGTACGAGCGCGTGTTCGTCCTGACCAGCGTGAAACAGCAACTCCGCCAGTTCGAAACCGATCTGAAGACGATGAATTCGAACCTCCCCGACGACTGGAATCCGATTTCGGCCCTTACACTGGTCGGGAAAGCCGACGTGTGTCCGTACAACCGCGAAAATTCGGGTGGCATCGACGACTCGAACGTGTACGACCGCTGTGAAGGCCTGCGGGAGCGAACCCGCGATATAACCGGCGAGAGCGGCGCGACAACAGCGCAAAACCTCGCCTCCCGAGCAAGAAGTCAGCAGATGGGCTTGGCGGACAGCGGAAGTCAGTCGGGCGGTGGCGAAAGCGCCGCGTCCTACCTCGAAACGGCGAGCGAACCGTCGCCCTATCCGCCCGAAATGCCGGAGTACGGCGACGTAGAGTACTGTCCCTTCTACGCGCAGTTTTTGGAGGACATGCCCGAAGACGGCGACCCAATCGAGGCGGTTCCGTTCGATTTCGATAGCATGGGACTCATCGAACCGAGTGACCTCGTGGCACATTCCGTTCAGTGGGGCACCTGCCCGCACTCGATGATGGGTGCGCTGTTGAACCACGTCGAAGTCGTCGTCGGCAACTACTACCACGCCTTCGACGAAGTGACGACGGCGACGTTTACGGGCGCGCTCGTGGACGATTCGACGTTCCTCGTCTGCGACGAGGCGCACATGCTGGAACCGCGAGTCCGCGACCTCGTGAGTCAGTCAGTGGGCGACAAAACCCTTCGCGATGCGGAATCCGAACTGACTCGGGTCATCCAACCGGTGAAGTTCGACGACAAGGATTCGAAACACACGACCGCCGACGCAGACCTCGTTCGGTCGGAATTGGAGGATGCGGGCGTCACGTTGCGGGAGTTAGAGCAAACGCGCGACTTCGTCCGTGATTTGCGCGAGGAACTCGACCGACGGGTGACGGCACATCTCGAACGTGAACATCGCGGGTGGAAGGCGAACCTCACCGACCTGCCGGACGAGGAAATTCCACTTCGGGACCCAACAGTGCCGCAACCGGACAAGATTTCGAAGTGGGCCGAGAAAGAGGGCTACGACGGCGGAACGTGGGCACGCGCCGAGAAGGTCGGTGCAGTCGTCGCAAAAATCCTCAACGAAGCAGACGAAGAGGACAGAGAGCGGAGTGCCCTGCCCGCGGGCAGGGCACTCGGCGAGTGGTATCGCAACGACCACGAAGAGTATTTCCGCGAAATCGTCCTCGAACGGACGTGGAACGACCGCGAACCCGGCGATTCGTGGCGGCGGGCGTACAACGCCCAGCTCGCCATGCAGAACTGCGTTCCGAGTGACGCCATCGGGGAGCAACTCGGCGAGTTCGGCGGCGGGATTTTGATGAGTGCAACGCTCGAACCGCTGGAAATCTTTCAGGAGGTGTCGGGACTGGTGCATCTAGAAAACGATGGTCGGCCAGTCGTTGAGCGAACCTTCGGCCTGAACTTCCTCGAATCGAACCGCGAGAGTTTCGCGGTGGATGCACCGAAGTTCACCTACGACAATCGCGGCGCGCCGGGCGACGAGACGATGGAGCGACAGGTGTACGCCGACGCAATTCGGGACGTGGCGCGCTCGCCCGGCAACGTCCTCGTCGGGATGCCGAACTACGCGGAAGCGACATGGGCCGCGGAGCATCTGCGGAATGTGGTGGATAAACCGGTTCTGTTGGACGAGAGCAGTGCGGACGACGCGACGGAGGACTTGAAAGACGAGTTCTTCGACGGCGAGGAGAAAGTCCTCGTGACGAGTCTCCGGGGAACGCTCACCGAGGGCGTCGATTATCGGGGCGACCGACTCAAAGCCGCAGTCGTCTGCGGGGTTCCAATCATCAACACGGCGAGTCCGCGAACACGTGCGGTTCGAACCGCCTACGAACGGAAGTTCGGCGACGGGTTCACCTACGCGCTCACTGTTCCTGCGGTCAGGAAGGCACGGCAGGCCCTCGGGCGAGTGATTCGCGGGTCGGACGAGACGGGAATCCGAGTGCTGGTTGACAGCAGATACGCCCGTGAATCGTGGGACGGAGTTCGGGAGTTCTTCCCCGAAACCGAACGGGAGGAGTTTCGACCGGTGAGTCCCGATATGCTCTCGCTCGGATTAGAACGGTTTTGGCAGAGCCACTGA
- a CDS encoding ABC transporter permease, whose product MGVRRWLERHALSLLGVATTAVLAVLFYFPVAIVFADAGSPDAVLDVLTDQFYINEIFRFTAWQAFLSTIASVVIGLPGAYVLSRYEFPGRRTIRSLTIIPFVMPSILVAIGFVAMFGQNGVLNDALGIVGLGPYSLLYNLPAIIVAHAFYNAPLVARITNAAWESVDAREVETARSLGAGRFRAFRDVLVPQLLPAIMTGALLTFIFTFMSFPIVLALGGFEFQTVEVWIYALVRDLDYSEAAVLAVLETTLSLVLTYAYLRYEARQTAATRASRPLARKRLFSGVRGLSESLERAGILAYFLAVGILFAGPLVSTVLESVTGPNGFTLRYYEFLITRQVSGASFQTKPGVAVQNSLLFGVGTLLIALPMGVVIAVLSRARGSGGRLVEAIAMAPFAVSGVMVGLGMLRGLVFGVPIAGTRIQVGGAVAIVAAHAVAAYPFVTRNVAPMLAGIDPRMVESARALGASRFRSLMDIELPLVAAGLAAGAAFAFAISIGEFDSTVILATGSSSYTMPVAVERYLGNRTLGPATAMGTVLLAVTAVSFVVIDRLGGRWENG is encoded by the coding sequence ATGGGTGTCCGGCGCTGGCTGGAACGACACGCGCTCTCCCTCCTCGGAGTCGCAACTACTGCCGTTCTCGCCGTGTTGTTTTACTTTCCGGTGGCCATCGTTTTCGCGGATGCAGGGAGTCCGGACGCCGTTCTCGACGTTCTGACCGACCAGTTCTACATCAACGAAATCTTCCGGTTCACGGCGTGGCAAGCGTTCCTTTCCACGATTGCCAGCGTCGTTATCGGCTTGCCGGGTGCCTACGTCCTCTCGCGCTACGAGTTCCCCGGCAGACGAACGATTCGGTCGCTGACCATCATCCCGTTCGTCATGCCGTCGATTCTCGTGGCGATTGGCTTCGTAGCCATGTTCGGCCAGAACGGAGTGCTCAACGACGCGCTTGGAATCGTCGGACTCGGGCCGTACTCTCTGCTGTACAACCTCCCTGCCATCATCGTTGCACACGCATTTTACAACGCGCCGCTGGTCGCCAGAATCACGAACGCGGCGTGGGAGAGCGTGGACGCCCGCGAAGTCGAAACCGCCCGAAGCCTCGGCGCAGGGCGGTTTCGCGCGTTCCGCGACGTGCTCGTTCCGCAACTGCTCCCGGCGATTATGACGGGCGCGCTCCTTACGTTCATCTTCACGTTCATGTCCTTCCCAATCGTGCTGGCGCTGGGCGGCTTCGAGTTCCAAACCGTCGAGGTGTGGATTTACGCACTCGTCCGCGATTTGGACTACTCGGAGGCCGCCGTTCTCGCGGTTCTCGAAACGACCCTGTCGCTGGTACTGACCTACGCCTACCTCAGGTACGAAGCGCGACAGACAGCGGCAACCCGAGCGAGTCGCCCACTTGCCCGAAAACGGCTGTTTTCGGGCGTTCGCGGGCTCTCGGAATCCCTCGAACGGGCAGGAATACTGGCCTATTTTTTGGCCGTCGGAATCCTCTTCGCTGGCCCCCTCGTCAGCACCGTCCTCGAAAGCGTGACCGGGCCGAACGGATTCACACTGCGATACTACGAATTTCTCATCACCCGGCAGGTTTCGGGGGCCTCCTTTCAGACGAAACCCGGCGTTGCGGTGCAAAATTCGCTGCTTTTCGGCGTCGGAACCTTGCTCATCGCGCTTCCGATGGGCGTCGTCATCGCAGTGCTTTCCAGAGCGCGAGGCAGTGGCGGGCGACTCGTGGAAGCGATTGCGATGGCTCCCTTCGCAGTGAGTGGCGTGATGGTCGGCCTCGGCATGCTTCGCGGCCTCGTCTTCGGCGTGCCAATCGCCGGAACCAGAATCCAAGTCGGCGGTGCGGTCGCCATCGTCGCGGCCCACGCAGTCGCGGCGTATCCCTTCGTCACGCGAAACGTCGCCCCGATGCTCGCCGGAATCGACCCGCGAATGGTCGAATCGGCGCGGGCGCTCGGTGCAAGCCGGTTTCGGTCGCTGATGGACATCGAACTCCCGTTGGTTGCGGCCGGACTCGCCGCCGGGGCCGCCTTCGCCTTCGCAATCAGTATCGGCGAGTTCGACTCGACAGTTATTCTTGCAACCGGCAGTAGCAGTTATACGATGCCAGTGGCCGTCGAACGCTATCTCGGCAACCGAACGCTCGGCCCAGCGACCGCGATGGGAACCGTTCTCCTCGCGGTCACTGCGGTCAGTTTCGTCGTCATCGACCGCCTCGGCGGGAGGTGGGAGAATGGATAG
- a CDS encoding ABC transporter ATP-binding protein, with the protein MVDVRLSGVRKEYDGVTALEEISAHIEDGEFFTLVGPSGCGKTTTLRAVAGFEEPTAGTVQFGTREMTGVPPEDRDVGIVFQNYALFPHMSVAENVGYGLRFRDPPGATTCDERVESLLELVDLADFGNRKPDELSGGQQQRVALARALAPGPDVLLLDEPMSALDARLRDDLRTQVSRIQSNLGITTIYVTHDQEEALAISDRVAVMHDGRIEQIGRPEDVYRRPESRFVAEFVGENNVFSGESVAHETGGSLVAVGDHEFRIADAADDRVTFCVRPEALSLGGGENSFSATVEATEFLGEAFRVHLDWDGRPITLRVPDAPESERVRVGFDADDAHVIEGRASELVEQR; encoded by the coding sequence GTGGTTGACGTTCGCCTCTCCGGCGTGCGAAAGGAGTACGACGGTGTGACCGCCTTAGAAGAAATCTCTGCTCATATCGAAGATGGGGAGTTCTTCACCCTCGTCGGGCCGTCCGGCTGCGGAAAAACCACCACCCTCCGCGCAGTCGCGGGATTCGAGGAACCGACCGCCGGAACGGTGCAGTTCGGAACGCGCGAGATGACCGGCGTTCCGCCGGAAGACCGCGACGTGGGAATCGTCTTCCAGAACTACGCGCTGTTCCCGCACATGTCTGTCGCGGAAAACGTCGGCTACGGCCTCCGTTTCCGCGACCCGCCCGGAGCGACGACGTGCGACGAACGCGTCGAATCGCTCCTCGAACTGGTCGATTTGGCCGACTTCGGAAATCGCAAGCCCGACGAGCTGTCCGGCGGCCAGCAACAGCGCGTTGCTCTCGCCCGTGCCCTCGCACCCGGCCCGGACGTGCTTCTCTTGGACGAACCGATGAGCGCTCTCGACGCTCGTCTCCGCGACGACCTTCGCACGCAAGTTTCCCGAATCCAGTCCAACCTCGGAATTACGACAATCTACGTCACCCACGACCAAGAGGAAGCGCTGGCGATAAGCGACCGCGTGGCGGTCATGCACGACGGTCGAATCGAGCAAATCGGTCGCCCCGAGGACGTGTACCGCCGACCTGAATCCCGGTTCGTCGCGGAGTTCGTCGGCGAGAACAACGTCTTCTCGGGTGAAAGTGTTGCACACGAAACAGGGGGGTCGCTGGTCGCGGTCGGCGACCACGAGTTCCGAATCGCGGACGCGGCGGACGACCGCGTGACGTTCTGTGTCCGGCCCGAGGCACTGAGCTTGGGCGGCGGCGAAAATTCGTTCTCAGCGACAGTCGAAGCCACCGAATTTCTCGGCGAAGCGTTCCGCGTCCATCTGGATTGGGACGGCAGACCGATCACACTTCGAGTCCCTGATGCTCCGGAAAGTGAACGGGTTCGCGTCGGATTCGACGCTGACGACGCTCACGTAATTGAGGGCAGAGCGTCTGAACTGGTCGAACAGCGATAA